A region from the Brassica napus cultivar Da-Ae unplaced genomic scaffold, Da-Ae ScsIHWf_2362;HRSCAF=3049, whole genome shotgun sequence genome encodes:
- the LOC125600707 gene encoding secreted RxLR effector protein 161-like, with translation MGNPGRKHWEAVKWILRYIRGTTEFGLWFKRDKGFRVEGYSDADYATDLDRRRSITGYLFQVGSNTVSWRSGLQPIVALSTTESEYMALNEAAKEALWLKGFCEDLNYSQSSSVSVIKVHTTDNLADILTKSVPGRTLEKALVFIKVST, from the exons ATGGGAAATCCGGGAAGGAAGCACTGGGAGGCAGTGAAGTGGATCCTAAGGTACATCCGTGGTACTACAGAATTTGGTTTATGGTTTAAGAGAGATAAAGGATTCAGAGTAGAGGGATACAGCGATGCCGACTATGCTACTGATCTTGACAGAAGGAGGTCAATCACCGGTTATTTGTTTCAAGTTGGAAGTAACACGGTGAGTTGGAGATCAGGGCTTCAACCTATAGTGGCGCTATCAACTACTGAGTCTGAATACATGGCGTTAAACGAAGCAGCTAAGGAAGCGCTGTGGCTTAAAGGTTTCTGTGAAGATCTAAACTACAGTCAAAGCAGTTCAG TCTCAGTGATCAAGGTTCATACTACCGATAACCTAGCAGACATTCTAACGAAGTCAGTACCTGGAAGAACGCTGGAGAAAGCTCTGGTGTTTATCAAGGTGTCGACTTGA